One region of Diabrotica undecimpunctata isolate CICGRU chromosome 6, icDiaUnde3, whole genome shotgun sequence genomic DNA includes:
- the LOC140444778 gene encoding uncharacterized protein: MSFIGSSILLALALGLANAGYESGHQDLGSHDLGGGHDLGGGHELGGHDLSGYGGGHGGWQPHVQEHHQHIPTNTIEHTQAVAVPVVKKVGVPVPHPVGVPVPQVVKVPVPQPYAVHVPVPQPIAVPIYKLVPQEIEKKVPITVEKLVPVYVDKPYKIEIEKHHPVYVNQPYPVHVPVYKHVLHTSKHGGGEEQHGWH; this comes from the exons GGTTCAAGCATCCTCTTGGCACTAGCCCTAGGTTTGGCCAACGCTGGTTACGAATCTGGACATCAAGACCTAGGGAGCCATGATTTAGGAGGCGGCCATGATCTCGGAGGCGGTCATGAACTCGGAGGACACGATTTAAGCGGTTATGGGGGTGGTCACGGCGGCTGGCAACCACATGTTCAAGAACATCACCAACACATACCAACTAATACTATTGAGCATACCCAAGCAGTTGCGGTACCTGTAGTTAAGAAAGTAGGAGTGCCAGTTCCACATCCAGTAGGAGTACCAGTACCTCAG gtcgtAAAAGTTCCAGTACCTCAACCTTACGCTGTACATGTGCCAGTACCACAGCCCATTGCCGTACCAATATATAAGCTAGTACCtcaagaaatcgaaaagaaagtACCAATCACCGTAGAAAAGTTGGTTCCCGTCTACGTCGACAAACCATACAAAATTGAAATCGAAAAGCATCACCCAGTCTACGTAAACCAACCCTACCCAGTCCATGTGCCAGTATACAAACACGTTTTACACACATCCAAACATGGTGGCGGTGAAGAACAACATGGATGGCATTAA